cCAGTAAAATCTAAGGTTGATGACCAAGAGAAaagtttcaattatttcatcGAAGTTAGTTGTGTTTTGACGAAAAATTGAACGGTGCCCCACAACACATGTGATCCATCCAACTCAAGAGCACCGCTAAGTATAGTGGTACAACTTTGCTATTTCTCATTCTTTCGTTAAGTGATACTACAATAATGTAAGAGTCCAAAATATACTTTCACCGGTaattaaaattggtaaaagaAATAGTTAATCCACCAAAGATAGTCctttaattagaatttaagcttttaaatttaaatattcaattatatgtAGTTACAAAGATGATGAGAGAGTGTTAGGAATCCAGTGATCACCCTGGATGAAGTTCTGAAGCGAGTACGAATCCACATGCTCGGCCGGCACGACGCTACTCCAGTTGACCCGCTTGGACGTATCCGAGCCGAGGCCCTTATTTTGAAATTCCCCATAATAGAGGGTCTCCAACGCAAAATCGCCACTCCAAGGCATCCACCCGTCCACCGACACCAAACTCTCCAGCGTGCAGCCAAGAAACACCGTCCTCGAGTACTCCTTCCACGGCCTCCCGAGGTACGTCTTGTGCACGGCCGGGTCCGCCGCGTACAGCGCCATGTACTCCTCCGTGCCGTTGACCACGCAGTTTCGGAACACGAACCCCGTGGACTGGGCCGGGTCGATCCTGCCGTGGGCCGTCACGGCGTTGTTGTCGCCCTTCTCGGGCTCGTTCTGGTGCGGGACGATGAGGAGGAGGCAGTCTTGGAAGACGGCGGCCGACTGCCCGAAGATGAAGTCGATGTTGCCTTGGATGCGGCAGGATTTGTAGTACTGGCGGAGGCTGTGGGCGTAGAGGGTGTCCTGGTTGCCGAGGAGTTCGCAGTTTTCTAACACGGAGAGGTCGCTGTCGGATCGGAATGCCACGGCTTGGTGTGCGTCTACGCCGGCTGTGTTCTCGATTGTTAGGTTGCTTGCCATGAATCCATCTCCCAGAACACCTTTCATAAGATCATTgttaaagattttatttagttaatcTTGTgcctaaaaatatactctactatctccattaaaaaaatagacttgtttttttttttaattttggttccattaaaaaatagtactagtactctCTAACGTTTATAGTAGTTTGGTGGatcttatttttactattaacaatattttaatcatttttttcatatgtCTTTTACTTGATAAATTTTACactaaaaatcaatataatgaCATTGGGATTAAGGGATACAAAAATCTATGTTTGATTCATACCCTTGCCACTTGCCAGCTACATTATTGAGCAATAATATTACTTTTTCACTGTCAAGATTCAAAAAGTCATTTTTGGTGATTTCCCTTTATTTCACTGTTAagaaatattctaaattatagaCACGATAAAGATagattacaatttaaaaagttgtgtttatgaattttaggcaaaaaatatatacgtTAGCTATTGTTTTTTATACATGTGATTTACGTCAATAATTGATGTGGAATATGAATAGGAAGAAACAACATTTATGGACTTACCAACGGTTGCTGAATTATAGGTGGATACTCTGGGCATCCCCACGTTGAGGGCCCCCGTAATGACCGTTTTGCCCATCCCATCTCCCAAAAACACCACATTCTTCTTCTCGAATCCCACCCGAACCGTCTCCTTGTACGCCCCGGCCTTGATCCATATCACAAACCGCCCGCTCGAATTCTCCGGCGCCGCATCCACCGCCCCCTGCACCGTCTCGTAGTCACACCCTCCTGCGCCGCCGCACACCGTCACATTCACCGCCATCCCCGACGGCACCCCGCCAACGACCTCCTCCCCCGCGGCGGGACGGGACGGCCAGAACCCGTCCCGCTCCGTCTTCGGCGGGCCCCACTTGCTCGTCTCCTCCCCGAAGTAGTCGTAGCTCGCCATCATCGCCAGCACGTCGGCGGTGGACCCTATGAGGGTGGTGTTGAAGAACGCGACGGCCTCCGCCACCAGGGGCGTGTCGTTCACGTTCTTCAGCCCCGACATGCACCCGTACTGGTACGCCAGCGACGCGCTCATCCACGCGCGCGCGTCCCTGACCCCGTCCGCGCCGCGGGGCACCGCGTCCGCGGACATGGCCGCGCGCGCGTCCGAGTGGCGGAGCACCTCCAGGCAGAGCCTCGACGTGTCGGAGCGGTTCACGTTGTCCGCTGACCCGTCGAGGATCTTTTCCACCGTGGCGATGGCCTCGCGCAGGTGCCGCGTGGACACCTGCAGCGAGGCGTTGATCGCCTGCAGGGCGGTGGCGGGGGACGACCCCGCCGCGCGCCACTCGGACTTGAGGGAGGCCTCGCAGCCGGATTGGTTGCGCGCCGCCCTGCAGGCGCCGTGGATGACGGCGGCGTTGGAGTAGACGGGGAACTTGCGGTGGTGGGGGGTGTAGATGTTGTAGATGACGGTGAATAGGATGAGAGAGCAGCAGATCAGAACCACCACCAAAATGGCGGTGAATTTTGATTTCCGGTGAGTCTCGTCGTCTGCAGCCATTTTTTTTGTGGGGCgattcgtttttttttttttttaattcaatggTGCATATTGTGTAATTACTGATGAACGAATTGTGTTGCTCACAGCAGAGATGATGGTgagttatttgaatttattgcaCAAGGGGTACCCAATCGGTTGACGTTATAGTATAATTGGGTATTCCCttaggaaaaaaaagttagaatGTTAATTCAGCACTCCCTTTGGGGGAAATATTGATGGAGTGAAATGGTTTTATAccaatttaagaaaaaggtTTCGTTGCTATTTTCATGTAAAATGGGTCTGAATTGGTGGTTGAATTGTTGTTTGAGGCTGAGAGTACAAACGCAGATGGATATTTTGGAATATAAATAGTGTTTCAAGTCAAGTTGATATAAGCCACCAAAAAGATTCAAAGTCAAAGGCATATAGTATGAATTGCTTGGAGAGAGACATATTAATGTTATTTCCTCTTTAAGATAcgagaaataagaaatttaataatgcTTCGCACTATAATTTGCAtgctttattaatttcttaagCTCTTGATGTTTAGTATCGAGAATACTATTCCTTTGCTTGAACTTTGTCGTCGTTGATTTGAAAGGAATTTTATAGATTGTCGAACCCATATAAATCACTGTTCACGTGCATGTGCACTACAATGCAATTTCTCAATAGGTCCCCCAAATTGGAATTTTAGCTAGCCAAATTCGGGGtttttacacaaaaaaaattattgaatcatCTTGGATTAATTAAACCTTGGCGCGTGGGACCATGAGCTTTTTTTTAGATCTCAGAGCATTCACTATAATCAGCAAGCGCTCGCCGGTCCGTTCGCCGATTCTCGGGCGCTGGCTGATGCGCTCACCGCCCTTGTAGGCTGGCGATTAGCCAgcgcaatttttttttttaattaaattttcgaaacactatatatacgcgattttcacgtcattttcattcgcaccacgtgttttaacgagttttctctctctcgtattttgtgtttaattccataaatgtagttgttttttttaatagtgctgatgatgtggctagcctattacTTGTCCAGTTGCTTGTCTtaatgacgtggcaggaggaATTTAGTGCTGGATGATATGACAGAAGGAGAAATAGGCTAGTCTATAGCTGACTTATTTACcatgtggatgctcttacttAGATAATGGTTACTGATTAAATCCTgtatataattagtaaaatatagtactagtaattaattaaattttaataacgTACATATACTGTGATGTGAATAGTTTTTATTGTGCGAAAGAATACAAACCACAAAGGATACCATCTCATGTTTTCATGGACAACAAAAGTGTAAAACTTAATGTAGAGCTCAACTCCCAAAGTTGAACTCCCAAAGTTGAGTTAGTTAAACAACTTCAATTATgccatatttaaaaatattactactattcaCTCTGGATAAGCTACCAAGGTGGAATCAGTGTAATTGTCAGCTTGTATCAAGTCAAtctaattatttgtaaatctAATTGTCGCATATCACTTAGAGCATTTCCGAGAAGgatatataaaaatggtaTACCATGTAATCttttcaaaaaggaaaatatatcCTTCTAAAAAATAACCAACTACAAAGACAAAAGGGTgctaaatactactccatatactagggtaaattatttttttaaaaaaagaaaaaaataatacaagatgcattataaaacataaaagtataataccttcttaaatactttatctattaaaaatgatttttcttaaaaagaaaatatatatgataattataagaatttatctttttattgatgaagagataaaaatatattttaaataagaaaaatataatatattctcAAATActcttataaaataaaagtagtacTTAGTATCCAAAAGTATTTTGaagttttaaagttttaaCTAAGATATTCCCTTTCATGTACTTACTTACTCGCTTGAGATATGAGATCttctcaaaataaatagtactactagtaataattattcttaaggttaataaaattcataaataaaataatttcgaGGTAAAAAAGGTGAACCCGAACAATCGAGTGCTATGATTGATTTGGTGTCTCTGCGCAATTGAAAGAGAGATCTACCGATGAGTGCAAAGAATGGTTAATCAGCGAGGGCATCATCACCTTTCATCATCCAGACACAGAAAATCTCGATTCTTTTCAATCACTTTGTACGTCATCCTCATTTTTGCCCTCTCAATCTTCACTTTCATGCTCTACAGCAAGGATGTgttggaagaagaagacgaaaaTAACATGCCGCTTCTTAGAGTTGAGAAGCCCTCAATTAATAAGGTCTGCCactttt
The genomic region above belongs to Salvia hispanica cultivar TCC Black 2014 chromosome 3, UniMelb_Shisp_WGS_1.0, whole genome shotgun sequence and contains:
- the LOC125216643 gene encoding probable pectinesterase/pectinesterase inhibitor 51 — protein: MAADDETHRKSKFTAILVVVLICCSLILFTVIYNIYTPHHRKFPVYSNAAVIHGACRAARNQSGCEASLKSEWRAAGSSPATALQAINASLQVSTRHLREAIATVEKILDGSADNVNRSDTSRLCLEVLRHSDARAAMSADAVPRGADGVRDARAWMSASLAYQYGCMSGLKNVNDTPLVAEAVAFFNTTLIGSTADVLAMMASYDYFGEETSKWGPPKTERDGFWPSRPAAGEEVVGGVPSGMAVNVTVCGGAGGCDYETVQGAVDAAPENSSGRFVIWIKAGAYKETVRVGFEKKNVVFLGDGMGKTVITGALNVGMPRVSTYNSATVGVLGDGFMASNLTIENTAGVDAHQAVAFRSDSDLSVLENCELLGNQDTLYAHSLRQYYKSCRIQGNIDFIFGQSAAVFQDCLLLIVPHQNEPEKGDNNAVTAHGRIDPAQSTGFVFRNCVVNGTEEYMALYAADPAVHKTYLGRPWKEYSRTVFLGCTLESLVSVDGWMPWSGDFALETLYYGEFQNKGLGSDTSKRVNWSSVVPAEHVDSYSLQNFIQGDHWIPNTLSSSL